From Carettochelys insculpta isolate YL-2023 chromosome 22, ASM3395843v1, whole genome shotgun sequence, one genomic window encodes:
- the SRPK3 gene encoding SRSF protein kinase 3 isoform X2: MANVWGGASASPSPADPASPTGPGSSHSKKAKKKLKKERGPWATPPGAPQHPCPPPPLLLSPKAGGHLGSDDEEQEDPRDYCKGGYYPVAIGDLFNGRHHVVRKLGWGHFSTVWLCWDIQRKRFVALKVVKSAEHYTETALDEIKLLKCVRDSDPSDPKRENIVHLLEDFKISGINGVHVCMVLEVLGHQLLKWIIKSNYQGLPLPCVKSIVRQVLQGLDYLHTKCKIIHTDIKPENVLLCVGEGYLRRLAAEATRWQQLGGPPPSTSAVSSAPPGIKLSKNQRKKLKRKQRRQSRLLEERLRDLQQLEELEMGGCPHGAPLPGTDSDTEEEGPLPRGGSLASSPQSQTSSSGFQALPPYDARSARAAPRRPPSPESATSGVSSSLFSTASGSALSGSSGKWECGRLLSPSPSGPFSVSEFLVNPLDPQNADRLRVKIADLGNACWVHKHFTEDIQTRQYRALEVLIGAGYSTPADIWSTACMAFELATGDYLFEPHSGDDYSRDEDHIAHMVELLGAIPPHFALSGCYSREFFTRRGELRHIPSLRPWALDAVLLEKYEWPPEQADAFTRFLLPMLEFLPEQRATAAQCLQHPWLRT; this comes from the exons ATGGCTAATGTCTGGGGGGGAgcttctgccagcccctcccctgctgatcctgcctcccccacaggtCCAGGCAGCTCCCACAGCAAGAAAGCCAAAAAGAAACTCAAGAAAGAGAGAGGACCATGGGCAACACCCCCTGG GGcgccccagcacccctgcccccccccaccactgctcctgTCCCCCAAGGCCGGGGGCCACCTGGGATCAGACGACGAGGAGCAGGAGGATCCTCGGGACTACTGTAAAG GTGGGTATTATCCAGTGGCAATCGGAGATCTCTTCAACGGGCGCCACCACGTGGTCCgcaagctgggctggggccattTCTCCACCGTCTGGCTCTGCTGGGACATCCA ACGGAAGCGGTTTGTGGCACTGAAGGTGGTGAAGAGCGCTGAGCATTACACCGAGACGGCCTTGGATGAGATCAAATTGCTCAAATGT GTGCGAGACTCGGACCCCAGTGACCCCAAGAGAGAGAACATTGTTCATCTACTTGAAGACTTCAAGATCTCAGGGATCAATGGTGTCC ATGTCTGCATGGTGCTGGAGGTCCTGGGGCATCAGCTGTTGAAGTGGATCATTAAATCCAACTaccaggggctgcccctgccctgtgtgaAGAGCATCGtacggcag gtgctgcagggcctggaTTACTTGCACACCAAGTGTAAGATCATCCACACGGACATCAAGCCGGAgaacgtgctgctgtgtgtgGGCGAGGGCTACCTGCGGCGCCTGGCAGCCGAGGCCAcccgctggcagcagctgggggggccaCCCCCCTCCACCTCTGCTG TGAGCTCCGCCCCACCAGGCATCAAG CTCTCCAAGAACCAGCGGAAGAAGCTGAAGCGGAAGCAGCGACGCCAGAGCCGGCTGCTGGAGGAACGGCTCCgtgacctgcagcagctggaggagctggagatggggggctgcCCCCATGGGGCCCCCCTGCCTGGGACTGACTCTGACACAGAGGAAG AggggcccctccccagggggggcagcctggccagcagcccccagagccagacGTCATCTTCTGGCTTCCAGGCCCTGCCACCCTACGATGCTCGCAGCGCCCGGGCTGCCCCCCGccggccccccagccctgagtcgGCCACTTCCGGTGTCTCCAGCTCCCTCTTTTCCACTGCCTCTGGCTCCGCCCTGTCTGGCAGCTCGGGGAAGTGGGAGTGCGGGAGGCTGCTCTCGCCCAGCCCCAGCG GTCCATTCAGCGTCTCCGAGTTCCTGGTGAACCCCCTGGACCCTCAGAACGCCGACCGGCTCCGAGTGAAGATCGCTGATCTGGGCAATGCCTGCTGGGTG CACAAGCACTTCACAGAGGACATTCAAACCCGGCAGTACCGGGCCCTGGAGGTTCTCATCGGCGCTGGGTACAGCACCCCGGCCGACATCTGGAGCACAGCTTGCATG GCCTTCGAGCTGGCAACGGGCGACTACCTCTTCGAGCCCCACTCCGGGGACGACTACAGCAGAGACGAAG accACATTGCCCACATGGTGGAGCTGCTTGGTGCGATCCCCCCACACTTTGCGCTGTCGGGGTGCTACTCCCGGGAGTTCTTCACTCGCCgag gtGAGCTGCGGCACATCCCCAGCCTGCGGCCCTGGGCGCTGGACGCGGTGCTGCTGGAGAAGTATGAGTGGCCCCCCGAGCAGGCGGACGCCTTCACCCGCTTCCTACTGCCCATGCTGGAGTTCCTGCCCGAGCAGCGCGCCACGGCCGCCCAATGCCTGCAGCACCCCTGGCTGCGCACCTAG
- the SRPK3 gene encoding SRSF protein kinase 3 isoform X3, protein MSSKKGPGSSHSKKAKKKLKKERGPWATPPGAPQHPCPPPPLLLSPKAGGHLGSDDEEQEDPRDYCKGGYYPVAIGDLFNGRHHVVRKLGWGHFSTVWLCWDIQRKRFVALKVVKSAEHYTETALDEIKLLKCVRDSDPSDPKRENIVHLLEDFKISGINGVHVCMVLEVLGHQLLKWIIKSNYQGLPLPCVKSIVRQVLQGLDYLHTKCKIIHTDIKPENVLLCVGEGYLRRLAAEATRWQQLGGPPPSTSAVSSAPPGIKQLSKNQRKKLKRKQRRQSRLLEERLRDLQQLEELEMGGCPHGAPLPGTDSDTEEEGPLPRGGSLASSPQSQTSSSGFQALPPYDARSARAAPRRPPSPESATSGVSSSLFSTASGSALSGSSGKWECGRLLSPSPSGPFSVSEFLVNPLDPQNADRLRVKIADLGNACWVHKHFTEDIQTRQYRALEVLIGAGYSTPADIWSTACMAFELATGDYLFEPHSGDDYSRDEDHIAHMVELLGAIPPHFALSGCYSREFFTRRGELRHIPSLRPWALDAVLLEKYEWPPEQADAFTRFLLPMLEFLPEQRATAAQCLQHPWLRT, encoded by the exons ATGAGCagcaagaagg gtCCAGGCAGCTCCCACAGCAAGAAAGCCAAAAAGAAACTCAAGAAAGAGAGAGGACCATGGGCAACACCCCCTGG GGcgccccagcacccctgcccccccccaccactgctcctgTCCCCCAAGGCCGGGGGCCACCTGGGATCAGACGACGAGGAGCAGGAGGATCCTCGGGACTACTGTAAAG GTGGGTATTATCCAGTGGCAATCGGAGATCTCTTCAACGGGCGCCACCACGTGGTCCgcaagctgggctggggccattTCTCCACCGTCTGGCTCTGCTGGGACATCCA ACGGAAGCGGTTTGTGGCACTGAAGGTGGTGAAGAGCGCTGAGCATTACACCGAGACGGCCTTGGATGAGATCAAATTGCTCAAATGT GTGCGAGACTCGGACCCCAGTGACCCCAAGAGAGAGAACATTGTTCATCTACTTGAAGACTTCAAGATCTCAGGGATCAATGGTGTCC ATGTCTGCATGGTGCTGGAGGTCCTGGGGCATCAGCTGTTGAAGTGGATCATTAAATCCAACTaccaggggctgcccctgccctgtgtgaAGAGCATCGtacggcag gtgctgcagggcctggaTTACTTGCACACCAAGTGTAAGATCATCCACACGGACATCAAGCCGGAgaacgtgctgctgtgtgtgGGCGAGGGCTACCTGCGGCGCCTGGCAGCCGAGGCCAcccgctggcagcagctgggggggccaCCCCCCTCCACCTCTGCTG TGAGCTCCGCCCCACCAGGCATCAAG CAGCTCTCCAAGAACCAGCGGAAGAAGCTGAAGCGGAAGCAGCGACGCCAGAGCCGGCTGCTGGAGGAACGGCTCCgtgacctgcagcagctggaggagctggagatggggggctgcCCCCATGGGGCCCCCCTGCCTGGGACTGACTCTGACACAGAGGAAG AggggcccctccccagggggggcagcctggccagcagcccccagagccagacGTCATCTTCTGGCTTCCAGGCCCTGCCACCCTACGATGCTCGCAGCGCCCGGGCTGCCCCCCGccggccccccagccctgagtcgGCCACTTCCGGTGTCTCCAGCTCCCTCTTTTCCACTGCCTCTGGCTCCGCCCTGTCTGGCAGCTCGGGGAAGTGGGAGTGCGGGAGGCTGCTCTCGCCCAGCCCCAGCG GTCCATTCAGCGTCTCCGAGTTCCTGGTGAACCCCCTGGACCCTCAGAACGCCGACCGGCTCCGAGTGAAGATCGCTGATCTGGGCAATGCCTGCTGGGTG CACAAGCACTTCACAGAGGACATTCAAACCCGGCAGTACCGGGCCCTGGAGGTTCTCATCGGCGCTGGGTACAGCACCCCGGCCGACATCTGGAGCACAGCTTGCATG GCCTTCGAGCTGGCAACGGGCGACTACCTCTTCGAGCCCCACTCCGGGGACGACTACAGCAGAGACGAAG accACATTGCCCACATGGTGGAGCTGCTTGGTGCGATCCCCCCACACTTTGCGCTGTCGGGGTGCTACTCCCGGGAGTTCTTCACTCGCCgag gtGAGCTGCGGCACATCCCCAGCCTGCGGCCCTGGGCGCTGGACGCGGTGCTGCTGGAGAAGTATGAGTGGCCCCCCGAGCAGGCGGACGCCTTCACCCGCTTCCTACTGCCCATGCTGGAGTTCCTGCCCGAGCAGCGCGCCACGGCCGCCCAATGCCTGCAGCACCCCTGGCTGCGCACCTAG
- the SRPK3 gene encoding SRSF protein kinase 3 isoform X1 encodes MANVWGGASASPSPADPASPTGPGSSHSKKAKKKLKKERGPWATPPGAPQHPCPPPPLLLSPKAGGHLGSDDEEQEDPRDYCKGGYYPVAIGDLFNGRHHVVRKLGWGHFSTVWLCWDIQRKRFVALKVVKSAEHYTETALDEIKLLKCVRDSDPSDPKRENIVHLLEDFKISGINGVHVCMVLEVLGHQLLKWIIKSNYQGLPLPCVKSIVRQVLQGLDYLHTKCKIIHTDIKPENVLLCVGEGYLRRLAAEATRWQQLGGPPPSTSAVSSAPPGIKQLSKNQRKKLKRKQRRQSRLLEERLRDLQQLEELEMGGCPHGAPLPGTDSDTEEEGPLPRGGSLASSPQSQTSSSGFQALPPYDARSARAAPRRPPSPESATSGVSSSLFSTASGSALSGSSGKWECGRLLSPSPSGPFSVSEFLVNPLDPQNADRLRVKIADLGNACWVHKHFTEDIQTRQYRALEVLIGAGYSTPADIWSTACMAFELATGDYLFEPHSGDDYSRDEDHIAHMVELLGAIPPHFALSGCYSREFFTRRGELRHIPSLRPWALDAVLLEKYEWPPEQADAFTRFLLPMLEFLPEQRATAAQCLQHPWLRT; translated from the exons ATGGCTAATGTCTGGGGGGGAgcttctgccagcccctcccctgctgatcctgcctcccccacaggtCCAGGCAGCTCCCACAGCAAGAAAGCCAAAAAGAAACTCAAGAAAGAGAGAGGACCATGGGCAACACCCCCTGG GGcgccccagcacccctgcccccccccaccactgctcctgTCCCCCAAGGCCGGGGGCCACCTGGGATCAGACGACGAGGAGCAGGAGGATCCTCGGGACTACTGTAAAG GTGGGTATTATCCAGTGGCAATCGGAGATCTCTTCAACGGGCGCCACCACGTGGTCCgcaagctgggctggggccattTCTCCACCGTCTGGCTCTGCTGGGACATCCA ACGGAAGCGGTTTGTGGCACTGAAGGTGGTGAAGAGCGCTGAGCATTACACCGAGACGGCCTTGGATGAGATCAAATTGCTCAAATGT GTGCGAGACTCGGACCCCAGTGACCCCAAGAGAGAGAACATTGTTCATCTACTTGAAGACTTCAAGATCTCAGGGATCAATGGTGTCC ATGTCTGCATGGTGCTGGAGGTCCTGGGGCATCAGCTGTTGAAGTGGATCATTAAATCCAACTaccaggggctgcccctgccctgtgtgaAGAGCATCGtacggcag gtgctgcagggcctggaTTACTTGCACACCAAGTGTAAGATCATCCACACGGACATCAAGCCGGAgaacgtgctgctgtgtgtgGGCGAGGGCTACCTGCGGCGCCTGGCAGCCGAGGCCAcccgctggcagcagctgggggggccaCCCCCCTCCACCTCTGCTG TGAGCTCCGCCCCACCAGGCATCAAG CAGCTCTCCAAGAACCAGCGGAAGAAGCTGAAGCGGAAGCAGCGACGCCAGAGCCGGCTGCTGGAGGAACGGCTCCgtgacctgcagcagctggaggagctggagatggggggctgcCCCCATGGGGCCCCCCTGCCTGGGACTGACTCTGACACAGAGGAAG AggggcccctccccagggggggcagcctggccagcagcccccagagccagacGTCATCTTCTGGCTTCCAGGCCCTGCCACCCTACGATGCTCGCAGCGCCCGGGCTGCCCCCCGccggccccccagccctgagtcgGCCACTTCCGGTGTCTCCAGCTCCCTCTTTTCCACTGCCTCTGGCTCCGCCCTGTCTGGCAGCTCGGGGAAGTGGGAGTGCGGGAGGCTGCTCTCGCCCAGCCCCAGCG GTCCATTCAGCGTCTCCGAGTTCCTGGTGAACCCCCTGGACCCTCAGAACGCCGACCGGCTCCGAGTGAAGATCGCTGATCTGGGCAATGCCTGCTGGGTG CACAAGCACTTCACAGAGGACATTCAAACCCGGCAGTACCGGGCCCTGGAGGTTCTCATCGGCGCTGGGTACAGCACCCCGGCCGACATCTGGAGCACAGCTTGCATG GCCTTCGAGCTGGCAACGGGCGACTACCTCTTCGAGCCCCACTCCGGGGACGACTACAGCAGAGACGAAG accACATTGCCCACATGGTGGAGCTGCTTGGTGCGATCCCCCCACACTTTGCGCTGTCGGGGTGCTACTCCCGGGAGTTCTTCACTCGCCgag gtGAGCTGCGGCACATCCCCAGCCTGCGGCCCTGGGCGCTGGACGCGGTGCTGCTGGAGAAGTATGAGTGGCCCCCCGAGCAGGCGGACGCCTTCACCCGCTTCCTACTGCCCATGCTGGAGTTCCTGCCCGAGCAGCGCGCCACGGCCGCCCAATGCCTGCAGCACCCCTGGCTGCGCACCTAG